The following are encoded together in the Rubidibacter lacunae KORDI 51-2 genome:
- the petD gene encoding cytochrome b6-f complex subunit IV, giving the protein MSTLKKPDLSDPVLRAKLAKGMGHNYYGEPAWPNDLLYVFPIVIMGTIGLVVGLSVIDPAMIGEPSDPFATPLEILPEWYLYPTFQLLRILPNKLLGIAGMAAVPLGLMLIPFIESVNKFQNPFRRPVAMFAFLFGTVVTLWLGAGATFPLDKSLTLGLF; this is encoded by the coding sequence ATGTCTACGCTGAAGAAGCCAGACCTGAGCGATCCCGTTCTGCGTGCCAAACTGGCCAAGGGGATGGGTCACAACTACTACGGCGAGCCTGCCTGGCCGAACGACCTGCTGTATGTCTTTCCGATCGTAATCATGGGTACGATCGGCCTTGTGGTTGGTCTGTCAGTAATCGACCCTGCGATGATTGGCGAGCCGTCCGATCCGTTCGCAACCCCCCTAGAGATTCTGCCCGAGTGGTATCTCTACCCGACGTTCCAACTGCTTCGCATCCTGCCGAATAAGCTGCTGGGCATTGCTGGCATGGCAGCGGTTCCATTAGGGTTGATGTTGATACCGTTTATTGAAAGCGTCAACAAGTTCCAGAATCCGTTCCGCCGCCCGGTAGCAATGTTCGCGTTCCTGTTCGGAACCGTCGTAACGCTGTGGCTTGGGGCCGGAGCAACGTTCCCGTTGGATAAGTCGCTGACATTGGGCTTGTTCTAA
- the ndhD1 gene encoding photosynthetic/respiratory NAD(P)H-quinone oxidoreductase subunit D1, translated as MTEFPWLTVIILFPILASLAIPFFNDKQGEIVRWYALCVGLINFVLIIAAFYLGYDLTNPELQLVESYSWVPELDLNWSVGADGLSMPLIVLTGFITTLAILAGWPVTMKPQLFYFLMLLMYGGQIAVFAVQDMLLFFLVWELELIPVYLLLSIWGGKKRLYAATKFILYTAGGSLFILVAALTMAFYGDTVTFDMRSLAAKDYALGFQLLVYVAFFIAYAVKLPVFPLHTWLPDAHGEATAPVHMLLAGILLKMGGYALIRMNVGMLPDAHVYFAPVLVVLGVVNIIYAALTSFAQRNLKRKIAYSSISHMGFVLIGMASFTNLGLNGAILQMVSHGLIGASLFFLVGATYDRTHTLMLDEMGGVGQRMKKMFAMWTTCSLASLALPGMSGFVAELMVFVGFATSDAYSTTFRSIVVILAAIGIILTPIYLLSMLREIFYGEENKKLTAHEVLVDAEPREIFIIACLLVPIIGIGLYPKILTQIYDSTAIAYTDRLRESVPTLSGTTDVAQVLLRAPTIWQE; from the coding sequence ATGACCGAATTTCCCTGGCTGACAGTCATTATCTTATTCCCGATTCTGGCATCGTTGGCGATTCCCTTCTTCAACGACAAGCAGGGCGAGATCGTCCGCTGGTACGCGCTCTGCGTCGGATTGATAAATTTCGTACTCATCATTGCGGCTTTCTACTTAGGTTATGACCTCACCAACCCCGAACTGCAGCTAGTCGAAAGTTATTCCTGGGTACCAGAGTTGGACCTTAACTGGTCCGTTGGCGCAGACGGTCTGTCGATGCCGCTGATCGTCCTCACCGGATTTATCACTACGCTGGCAATCCTGGCAGGCTGGCCGGTGACGATGAAGCCCCAGTTGTTTTACTTTCTGATGTTGCTGATGTACGGCGGCCAAATTGCGGTATTTGCCGTCCAGGACATGTTGCTGTTTTTCCTGGTATGGGAGCTAGAGCTAATTCCGGTATACTTACTGCTCTCGATTTGGGGGGGCAAGAAGCGTCTGTACGCAGCAACGAAATTCATTCTTTACACCGCTGGTGGCTCGCTGTTCATCTTGGTGGCAGCGTTGACCATGGCCTTTTACGGCGACACGGTCACGTTCGACATGCGATCGCTGGCGGCTAAGGACTACGCGCTGGGTTTCCAGTTGTTGGTGTATGTGGCATTTTTCATTGCCTATGCCGTGAAGCTACCGGTGTTCCCGCTACATACTTGGCTGCCAGACGCTCACGGTGAAGCCACCGCACCCGTGCATATGTTGCTGGCTGGCATCCTGCTGAAGATGGGTGGTTACGCATTGATACGCATGAATGTCGGGATGCTGCCGGACGCCCACGTCTATTTCGCACCCGTCTTGGTTGTTTTAGGTGTCGTCAATATTATTTACGCGGCGCTGACCTCTTTCGCCCAGCGCAACCTCAAACGCAAGATCGCTTACTCGTCAATTTCGCACATGGGCTTCGTGTTAATTGGTATGGCGTCGTTCACCAACCTCGGGTTGAATGGAGCGATCCTGCAGATGGTCTCCCACGGCTTAATCGGCGCGAGCTTATTCTTCCTGGTGGGAGCAACTTACGATCGCACTCATACCCTGATGCTGGATGAAATGGGGGGTGTCGGTCAGCGGATGAAAAAGATGTTCGCCATGTGGACGACCTGCTCGCTAGCATCGTTAGCGCTACCCGGTATGAGCGGTTTCGTCGCCGAGTTAATGGTGTTTGTGGGTTTTGCCACGAGCGACGCCTATAGCACCACTTTCCGCTCGATCGTCGTTATCCTAGCCGCAATTGGCATTATTTTGACGCCGATCTACTTGCTCTCAATGTTGCGCGAGATCTTCTACGGCGAAGAGAATAAGAAGTTAACCGCTCACGAGGTTTTGGTGGATGCCGAGCCGCGCGAGATCTTCATCATTGCCTGTTTACTCGTGCCAATTATCGGGATCGGGCTTTATCCAAAAATCCTGACCCAGATATACGATTCGACGGCGATCGCTTACACCGATCGGCTGCGCGAGTCAGTGCCGACGCTTTCGGGTACAACGGATGTGGCACAAGTGCTGCTGCGTGCTCCGACAATCTGGCAGGAGTAG
- a CDS encoding DUF2092 domain-containing protein — MAIARDLIGLGIGVLVSSALGWSATMPAGAQLSPPPEETLPLRIDIESTASDTQERADRLLRAAMEFVSNQQTLRFEAEITYDNVFSTGEKAQYTAYQETTLQRPNLLRTDYSGNLRATRFFYDGRSATLQDTDRQFYATSPAPPTVDETIVALRERFNVRLPLSNLLSSDPYALIAPQIESSRYLGLSVVNGLPCHSLLFVGKDVNFQIWIVADGDPVPQKLVINYKNLPGSPQYSALFVNWDFSPAIAPDTFAFVAPEGVGRVRFIPSTDDLP; from the coding sequence ATGGCGATCGCCCGCGACTTGATTGGTTTGGGTATCGGAGTTTTAGTTAGTTCGGCACTTGGGTGGTCGGCTACTATGCCTGCTGGCGCTCAACTGTCACCCCCTCCGGAGGAAACGTTACCGCTCCGGATCGACATCGAGTCAACTGCATCAGACACGCAAGAACGCGCAGATAGGTTGCTGCGCGCTGCGATGGAGTTTGTAAGCAACCAGCAGACTTTACGCTTTGAAGCCGAGATTACCTACGACAACGTTTTTTCGACCGGTGAGAAAGCCCAATACACCGCCTATCAGGAAACAACGCTGCAACGCCCGAATCTCCTGCGCACCGATTACTCCGGCAATTTACGCGCGACGCGTTTTTTCTATGATGGTAGGTCTGCCACATTACAAGATACCGATCGGCAATTTTATGCCACATCGCCTGCTCCGCCAACGGTCGACGAAACGATCGTGGCGTTGAGAGAGCGATTCAACGTCCGTCTGCCACTGTCGAACCTCTTGTCAAGCGATCCCTATGCCCTGATCGCCCCCCAAATTGAAAGCAGTCGGTATCTGGGCTTGAGCGTCGTGAACGGCTTGCCGTGCCACAGTTTGCTATTTGTCGGAAAGGATGTCAACTTCCAGATTTGGATTGTTGCAGATGGCGATCCTGTCCCCCAAAAGCTTGTCATTAACTATAAGAACTTGCCAGGTTCCCCTCAGTACTCGGCTTTGTTTGTGAATTGGGACTTCTCGCCAGCGATCGCCCCCGACACCTTCGCGTTCGTCGCTCCAGAAGGAGTTGGCCGCGTCCGCTTCATTCCGTCTACAGACGATCTTCCCTAG
- a CDS encoding DUF6515 family protein, protein MKDRGNVNRGDRRTDSRPNAGDRERQQNRSENRQKLSDSQRRELENRRDRARDDQRSDIEDRRRDLENQRDQARDDRRSDIEDRRRDIENRRDQAWDDRRSDIEDLRRDIDRDIDIDIDRDIDFDRDRWRGGGWYGGGYYVPPGWGWGAAALTAGLVIGSAVSSAPPYYETVYVGSTPYIYSDGIYFEPSSNDDYIVVAPPTGATVPYLPDGCEGFFLEEDQFYDCSGIYYQPVLLDGSSAYVVIEL, encoded by the coding sequence TTGAAAGATCGCGGTAATGTCAACAGGGGCGATCGCCGGACCGATAGCCGTCCTAATGCTGGGGACCGCGAGCGGCAGCAAAACCGCAGCGAGAACCGCCAGAAGCTTAGCGATTCTCAACGCCGCGAGCTGGAGAACCGGCGCGATCGGGCTCGTGATGACCAGCGCTCGGATATCGAGGACCGACGCAGGGACCTTGAAAACCAGCGCGACCAAGCTCGAGATGACCGGCGCTCGGATATCGAGGACCGACGCAGGGACATTGAAAATCGGCGCGACCAAGCTTGGGATGACCGGCGCTCGGACATTGAGGACTTACGTAGGGACATCGATCGCGACATCGATATCGATATCGATCGCGATATTGATTTTGACAGAGACCGATGGCGCGGCGGCGGTTGGTACGGCGGCGGCTATTACGTACCTCCCGGTTGGGGCTGGGGAGCAGCAGCGCTGACGGCGGGTTTGGTTATCGGATCGGCAGTGAGTTCGGCTCCGCCCTATTACGAAACTGTTTACGTCGGTTCGACCCCGTATATTTACTCCGACGGTATCTACTTCGAACCGAGCAGCAACGACGATTACATAGTGGTCGCCCCACCAACGGGCGCAACCGTGCCGTATTTGCCCGACGGTTGTGAAGGGTTTTTCCTAGAGGAAGACCAGTTCTACGACTGCAGCGGCATTTACTACCAGCCCGTTCTGCTCGACGGTAGTTCGGCGTACGTAGTCATCGAATTGTAA